The proteins below are encoded in one region of Xenopus laevis strain J_2021 chromosome 8L, Xenopus_laevis_v10.1, whole genome shotgun sequence:
- the LOC108704499 gene encoding uncharacterized protein LOC108704499 isoform X4, with product MEENLEPEDLLNNNKDVFELEMFANQKSTTAVFGVSSVTQIQHSFADDPKLEANDQDAFHGAHHSIVTCSHQDQENVELIEDVSTYNNKTKADVLSGNETVRSEDQQSCGVLFEKSKALDSELNVLCGNYLSRLQGIIGDQEETSRLEAYSGQRQEDYALLEGDNGPFNNILTVLEKSTEVGSEAFGSTSALKNSRPSQGSVDSGIMLPRDAQGNRFQMSLGAEEKLENQCNNFHSTGHEPDKEIKKVLHCESGTCSSPENEGEEHSQKSISDNLDILINRSPYQVKHASRGPSIARSPKHMQRHSEVRGEKYKARAEIWPFDDLSVRRSIAVDNIDDIPEEPNSNSDKEIDDDDYDDEENIDREDHEDFLPYSSSQDRLDPRQERHRYVSDSLDADVLQLLEKHLQKQQLVDIKEEGEEELVDMHINIERPRTESFKGLRNIPQVLDIVLEEPELENTGDSFEEGSKTPSEIDSDDSSNIYTMEKGLIESLQHDLMSKTDKIDEQEIATIFQRTSMDPFVQEKEQVKGDLKLHIEHGDNQTTNVSNVPTSDDGTVVLDTDFKCELDECAQQSNTDGLKLSEQTDEGQLTVLEPVTLERSLQPCPQLSNQKIDTDTHIQQTDSNPWQGPSFMAIELIPKTAQYSENDSEDTAQYGSDYIKTEQPEDSRDEKGVLCPFNEATKLPSEDSSLEPLAEQSDLVQRGEKPFLVDDSSSIAGSQSVDRFDGVGETLVSEESRLTDPSTITKANCSAAPETHLSDQPFLVASELSTLNMDLKEKMLAVLEKAHAVDCRSSHLQAEAELLWKQSKELRNECKSLSKEAAEVLSMISQQGALQRQPMGEGSYRTTRGSRESLNASEIHQRKEKTLTSKANKQDSQPKLLTKENDQLRVLSKKFEFLRKEAPEVMRELNSLQHQLKCHPEVKSKPMRFLHNLLWGGLITGGAMWLVWWSTRQLG from the exons ATGGAGGAGAACTTGGAACCAGAGGACCTATTAAACAACAACAAAGACGTATTTGAGCTGGAAATGTTTGCTAACCAAAAATCTACAACGGCGGTTTTTGGAGTTTCCTCAGTGACCCAAATCCAGCATTCATTTGCAGATGATCCTAAATTAGAGGCGAACGACCAAGATGCATTCCATGGAGCACATCATTCAATTGTTACATGTTCACACCAAGACCAGGAAAATGTGGAATTAATAGAGGATGTATCCACATACAATAATAAAACCAAAGCTGATGTTTTAAGCGGTAATGAAACAGTGAGATCTGAGGATCAACAAAGCTGTGGCGTGTTGTTTGAGAAATCAAAGGCTCTTGACTCTGAGCTAAATGTGCTTTGTGGGAATTATTTGTCAAGGCTACAGGGAATTATTGGGGATCAGGAGGAGACAAGCAGACTGGAGGCTTATTCAGGGCAAAGGCAAGAAGATTATGCATTGCTGGAAGGAGATAATGGaccttttaataatattttgacTGTCTTAGAAAAATCAACTGAAGTGGGGTCAGAAGCATTTGGCTCAACCTCTGCTCTAAAAAACAGTAGGCCCTCACAAGGCAGTGTGGACAGTGGTATAATGTTGCCTCGTGATGCCCAAGGGAACCGTTTTCAAATGTCATTGGGAGCAGAAGAAAAACTGGAAAATCAATGTAATAATTTTCATTCCACTGGCCATGAGCCAGACAAGGAGATAAAGAAAGTATTGCACTGCGAATCAGGTACATGCTCCTCACCAGAAAATGAGGGTGAAGAGCACAGTCAAAAGAGTATTTCAGACAATCTTGATATATTAATAAATAGGTCACCGTATCAAGTGAAACATGCCAGTAGAGGTCCCTCCATAGCTAGATCACCCAAGCATATGCAAAGACATTCTGAGGTTAGAGGTGAAAAATACAAGGCAAGAGCAGAAATCTGGCCGTTTGATGACCTGTCAGTACGGAGATCAATAGCAGTTGATAATATTGATGATATTCCAGAAGAGCCAAACTCAAATTCTGATAAGGAAATCGATGATGATGACTACGACGATGAAGAAAATATAGACCGAGAAGACCACGAGGACTTTCTTCCTTATAGCAGCTCGCAAGATAGACTTGATCCAAGGCAAGAGAGACATCGCTATGTCTCGGATAGTTTAGACGCAGATGTTTTGCAGCTCCTTGAAAAGCACCTCCAGAAACAACAGCTAGTAGATATCAAGGAAGAAGGAGAAGAGGAACTGGTAGATATGCACATCAATATAGAAAGACCACGCACAGAATCTTTCAAGGGTTTAAGGAATATCCCACAGGTCTTAGACATCGTTTTAGAGGAACCAGAGTTGGAGAACACAGGCGATAGTTTTGAAGAAGGCAGCAAAACCCCATCGGAAATAGACTCCGACGACAGCAGTAATATCTACACCATGGAAAAAGGTTTGATAGAGTCTCTTCAGCATGATTTAATGAGTAAAACTGACAAGATAGACGAGCAGGAGATAGCCACAATCTTTCAAAGAACAAGTATGGACCCTTTTGTACAAGAAAAAGAACAAGTAAAAGGTGACCTAAAACTTCATATTGAGCACGGTGATAATCAAACGACAAATGTGAGCAATGTTCCTACCTCAGATGATGGCACCGTTGTATTGGACACAGATTTCAAATGTGAACTTGATGAGTGTGCACAGCAGAGCAATACAGACGGCTTAAAGCTATCAGAACAGACCGATGAAGGGCAGCTCACTGTACTGGAACCAGTCACTTTAGAGAGATCATTACAGCCTTGTCCTCAGTTGAGTAACCAGAAAATAGATACTGATACACATATACAGCAAacggacagtaacccatggcaaggCCCAAGTTTTATGGCTATTGAGTTGATTCCCAAAACAGCGCAATATAGTGAAAATGACTCTGAGGATACAGCTCAATATGGGTCAGATTATATAAAGACTGAACAGCCAGAAGACTCTCGAGATGAGAAGGGTGTGTTGTGTCCATTTAATGAAGCCACTAAATTGCCATCTGAGGACTCGTCTCTCGAGCCACTGGCTGAACAATCCGATTTGGTACAAAGGGGTGAAAAACCATTCCTGGTGGATGATAGTTCTTCCATTGCTGGAAGTCAGTCAGTAGACCGTTTTGATGGTGTGGGAGAAACTTTGGTCTCTGAGGAGAGCAGGTTGACAGACCCTTCTACAATAACTAAG GCAAACTGTAGTGCTGCACCAGAAACCCATCTGTCAGACCAGCCCTTCCTCGTGGCCAGTGAATTGAGCACACTGAATATGGATCTGAAGGAGAAGATGTTAGCCGTATTAGAAAAGGCACATGCCGTGGACTGTAGATCCTCCCATCTGCAAG CTGAAGCTGAGCTCTTGTGGAAGCAAAGCAAAGAGTTAAGAAATGAGTGCAAGTCTCTCTCTAAAGAAGCAGCCGAAGTCTTGTCCATGATCAGCCAGCAGGGGGCATTGCAAAG GCAGCCAATGGGAGAAGGTTCATACAGGACTACGAGAGGCTCCAGAGAATCTCTGAATGCAAGTGAGATTCatcagagaaaagagaaaacacTAACCAGCAAAGCCAATAAACAGGACAGTCAGCCCAAGCTCCTTACCAAG gAAAATGATCAACTGAGAGTTTTAAGCAAAAAGTTTGAGTTTCTGAGGAAAGAAGCGCCTGAGGTGATGAGGGAACTCAATTCTCTCCAGCATCAATTAAAATGCCATCCAGAGGTGAAGAGCAAG